A stretch of the Geovibrio thiophilus genome encodes the following:
- a CDS encoding NADP-dependent isocitrate dehydrogenase, whose protein sequence is MSNKTIIWTEIDEAPALATYSLLPVVQAFTKGTGISVETRDISLSGRIIANFPDYLTEEQRIPDFLTQLGELSLKPEANIIKLPNISASIPQLQEAIAELQEKGYKIPDYPEDPKTDAEKELRTRFAKVLGSAVNPVLREGNSDRRAAAAVKEHAKKHPHRMMKPWAAGSKTRVAFMSSGDFYGSEKSVTVPAATNVKIEFVGKDGSTKVLKEKTALLAGEVIDTSVMNVASLRKFYAEQIEAAKKEGVLLSLHLKATMMKVSDPVMFGHAVQVYYKDVFAKHGATFKEIGVNTSNGLGDVYVKINKLPADKKAEIEADIMAVYKTNPELAMVDSDKGITNLHVPNDVIVDASMPVVVRDGGQMWGPDNKLHDTIAMVPDRCYATMYQAIIEDCQKNGQFNPATMGSVSNVGLMAQKAEEYGSHDKTFIVEAEGTVRVVDADGKVLMEQKVESGDIFRMCQAKDAPIQDWVKLAVSRAKASGAPAVFWLDPARGHDAQIIEKVKKYLKDHDTTGLDIRIMTPVEAINFSVERIRKGLDTISVTGNVLRDYLTDLFPILELGTSAKMLSIVPLMNGGGLFETGAGGSAPKHVEQFLKEGHLRWDSLGEFCALVASLEHMATVFNDDTATLLAETLDQAVGKVLENGKSPSRKVKELDNRGSHFYLALYWAQALAEQTKCKDTAAKFAPVAKALAENEAKIVAELNSAEGRPADIGGYYRPVFEKAVKEMRASAAFNAIIDAM, encoded by the coding sequence ATGTCTAACAAAACCATTATCTGGACCGAGATTGACGAAGCACCCGCACTGGCGACCTATTCGCTGCTCCCCGTTGTTCAGGCTTTCACAAAAGGCACGGGCATTTCCGTTGAAACCAGAGATATTTCGCTTTCAGGACGCATCATAGCAAACTTTCCCGACTATCTCACAGAAGAGCAGAGAATCCCCGATTTCCTTACTCAGCTCGGCGAACTCTCCCTCAAGCCCGAAGCAAACATTATCAAACTTCCCAACATCAGCGCATCTATCCCCCAGCTTCAGGAAGCGATTGCTGAGCTTCAGGAGAAAGGATACAAGATACCCGATTACCCCGAAGATCCCAAAACCGACGCGGAAAAAGAGCTCAGAACGAGATTCGCGAAAGTTCTCGGCAGCGCCGTTAACCCCGTTCTCCGTGAAGGCAACTCCGACAGGAGAGCGGCAGCGGCTGTTAAGGAACATGCTAAAAAACACCCTCACAGAATGATGAAGCCTTGGGCTGCCGGTTCCAAAACCCGTGTTGCCTTCATGTCCAGCGGCGACTTTTACGGCAGCGAGAAATCAGTCACTGTTCCCGCTGCGACAAATGTTAAAATAGAATTCGTCGGCAAGGACGGCAGCACAAAAGTCCTTAAAGAAAAAACAGCTCTTCTCGCAGGCGAAGTTATAGACACATCAGTGATGAATGTCGCTTCTCTCCGCAAGTTCTACGCTGAGCAGATAGAAGCCGCCAAAAAAGAAGGCGTGCTCCTCTCTCTCCACCTCAAAGCAACAATGATGAAGGTCTCCGACCCCGTTATGTTCGGACACGCTGTTCAGGTTTACTACAAAGACGTATTCGCCAAGCACGGCGCAACCTTCAAGGAGATCGGCGTTAACACAAGCAACGGTCTCGGCGATGTTTACGTCAAAATAAACAAACTCCCCGCCGACAAAAAGGCTGAGATCGAAGCCGATATAATGGCTGTTTACAAAACCAACCCCGAACTCGCCATGGTGGACTCCGACAAAGGAATAACCAACCTCCATGTTCCCAACGACGTGATAGTCGATGCCTCCATGCCCGTTGTTGTGCGTGACGGCGGTCAGATGTGGGGACCCGACAACAAACTCCATGACACAATAGCCATGGTTCCCGACAGATGCTACGCAACCATGTATCAGGCTATCATAGAGGACTGCCAGAAAAACGGTCAGTTCAACCCCGCAACAATGGGCAGCGTTTCAAACGTAGGTCTTATGGCTCAGAAAGCTGAGGAATACGGCTCACACGATAAAACCTTCATAGTCGAAGCGGAAGGCACAGTCCGTGTTGTTGACGCAGACGGAAAAGTTCTCATGGAGCAGAAGGTTGAATCCGGTGACATCTTCAGGATGTGCCAAGCGAAAGACGCCCCCATTCAGGACTGGGTAAAGCTCGCTGTTTCAAGAGCAAAAGCAAGCGGCGCACCCGCTGTTTTCTGGCTTGACCCCGCAAGAGGGCACGATGCTCAGATCATCGAAAAAGTTAAAAAATACCTTAAAGACCACGACACAACAGGGCTTGACATACGCATCATGACTCCTGTTGAAGCTATAAACTTCTCTGTTGAAAGAATAAGAAAAGGGCTTGATACAATCTCCGTAACAGGCAACGTTCTCAGGGATTACCTCACAGACCTTTTCCCCATACTTGAACTCGGCACGTCAGCGAAAATGCTCTCCATCGTTCCCCTTATGAACGGCGGCGGTCTTTTTGAGACAGGCGCAGGCGGTTCAGCGCCCAAGCACGTTGAGCAGTTCCTTAAAGAAGGTCACCTGAGATGGGACTCCCTCGGCGAATTCTGCGCCCTTGTCGCCTCACTTGAGCATATGGCGACAGTCTTCAACGATGATACGGCAACTCTCCTCGCTGAAACCCTTGATCAGGCTGTTGGCAAAGTGCTTGAAAACGGCAAGTCTCCCTCCCGCAAGGTAAAAGAGCTCGACAACAGAGGCAGCCACTTCTACCTCGCTCTCTACTGGGCACAGGCTCTCGCTGAACAGACAAAATGCAAGGATACAGCAGCCAAGTTTGCTCCCGTTGCCAAAGCTCTTGCCGAAAACGAAGCAAAAATAGTTGCTGAACTCAACTCGGCAGAAGGCAGACCCGCAGACATAGGCGGCTACTACAGACCCGTATTTGAGAAAGCTGTGAAAGAGATGCGCGCCAGCGCCGCCTTCAACGCGATTATCGACGCTATGTAA
- a CDS encoding transporter substrate-binding domain-containing diguanylate cyclase — MSRALYKLAIVFLLLLLSVPVYASGELFTEEEQAYINAKKVITVGVVDSNEPYTYFRNGNIKGYSIDFMNMIQEVSGLKIHYKMGNWTNIYHAFLNGELDAINEISYTPEREKFIIFSDPYHIRRTVVFVRSDSGIRTADNITSLKGRKVGYIKDIFYAGTLRGHNLSLTEFNNNVDMIKSLAFGWIDAVFVSELGGRFIARENTFSNIISVGNLKVDGLKEEDLRIGVLKNNPLLAGVINKSISALPEPRKEELEKLWSIYNGQVFSAAESIELTPAEEAFIRSRPSVSVGMLPDFYPFSFASNDEIMGYTDSLLKIISRRTGLDFTYNIKPWSAILSDFRNETTDMIADISLTAERKPYTLFTDEYARIPSYVFVRDDFGKYTGVQSLRGKTVGITKDIFFKDLIDKNKLRNLQEYSSRDEMLKDLSFGRLDAVITSLNSGSSMIKKYALLNVTIGGEFNPDGKTVEDLRFGISPALPELHSIVTKALLSVSQEERILLENQWLVPQLNEMRKPTLSFTDEEKEYLKNKKIIRMCVDPDWMPFEKIEDGKVHSGMAADFIKLMQKNSGIQIHLAPTDTWAESLKMAENRECDILSLAMRTPERLKYFSFTTPYIIIPTVIATSINDPFIDNIEDVLDKSFATVKGYSINEILRNKYPKIKLVELDSDTESIALLQKGEVYGAIGTMAGIGYQIKQQKIVDIKISGRLNQDWELGIAARNDEPLLVRIFQKLVDSISEEDKNAITGKWMSIRYDQGFDYRLFWKIMGVFAFLAAVIAYWSHKLKKLNKELHAANIRLQELSDKDSLTGLYNRRFFAVSSQQAFNICQRSGIRFSVAIIDIDHFKKVNDTFGHLFGDKGLQEMANTLIRHFQRQTDACSRFGGEEFAVFITNTGEDTLTTRIENIRREMEKKVIEMENMRTTLTISAGVYSAVPSQEDTLDDALKRADDALYKAKNEGRNRTVVWREDA; from the coding sequence ATGAGCCGCGCACTATACAAACTCGCGATCGTCTTTCTGCTTTTATTGCTGTCGGTGCCCGTTTACGCATCCGGCGAACTGTTTACAGAGGAAGAACAGGCATATATTAACGCTAAGAAAGTTATCACCGTGGGCGTTGTTGACAGCAACGAACCCTACACTTATTTCAGAAACGGAAACATCAAGGGCTATTCAATCGACTTCATGAACATGATTCAGGAGGTCAGCGGTCTTAAGATTCACTATAAAATGGGGAACTGGACAAACATTTACCACGCCTTTCTCAACGGTGAGCTGGACGCTATCAATGAAATTTCCTACACGCCCGAACGGGAAAAGTTCATCATATTCAGCGATCCTTACCACATCCGCAGAACGGTGGTTTTTGTCCGCAGCGATTCCGGCATCAGAACCGCAGATAACATAACAAGCCTCAAAGGGCGCAAAGTCGGCTACATAAAGGACATTTTCTACGCCGGCACACTCCGCGGTCATAACCTGAGCCTCACGGAGTTCAACAATAACGTCGATATGATAAAATCCCTAGCCTTCGGCTGGATAGACGCAGTGTTCGTCAGCGAGCTGGGAGGCAGGTTTATAGCAAGGGAAAACACTTTCTCCAATATAATATCAGTGGGAAACCTCAAAGTAGACGGTCTGAAGGAAGAGGATCTGCGGATCGGCGTGCTCAAAAATAATCCGCTTCTGGCGGGAGTCATAAACAAATCGATCAGCGCATTGCCGGAACCGCGGAAGGAGGAGCTTGAAAAACTCTGGTCTATATATAACGGACAGGTTTTCAGCGCGGCGGAAAGCATCGAACTTACCCCTGCGGAGGAAGCCTTCATACGCTCCCGTCCGTCTGTATCTGTGGGAATGCTGCCCGATTTTTATCCTTTCAGCTTTGCGTCAAATGATGAAATTATGGGCTACACCGACTCGCTCCTGAAAATAATCAGCCGCCGCACCGGACTTGACTTTACATATAATATCAAGCCTTGGTCGGCAATTCTCAGCGATTTCAGAAACGAAACCACGGACATGATCGCCGATATATCGCTCACAGCGGAAAGAAAGCCTTACACGCTTTTCACCGATGAATACGCCCGCATCCCCAGCTATGTTTTTGTAAGAGACGACTTCGGCAAATACACAGGTGTGCAGTCACTCAGGGGAAAAACTGTCGGAATAACAAAAGATATATTTTTCAAAGATTTAATAGATAAAAACAAGTTGAGGAACCTTCAGGAATACTCTTCAAGGGATGAAATGCTGAAGGATCTCTCTTTCGGCAGGCTTGACGCCGTCATAACCTCTCTGAACTCAGGCAGCAGCATGATCAAAAAATATGCCCTGCTGAATGTAACAATCGGAGGAGAGTTCAACCCTGACGGAAAAACAGTGGAAGACCTCCGCTTCGGAATCAGCCCCGCCCTGCCCGAGCTCCATTCCATCGTTACAAAAGCCCTCCTCAGCGTGAGTCAGGAGGAGAGAATACTCCTTGAGAACCAGTGGCTTGTGCCGCAGCTTAATGAAATGAGAAAACCCACCCTCTCCTTCACTGATGAGGAGAAGGAATACCTGAAAAATAAAAAAATCATCCGCATGTGCGTTGACCCCGACTGGATGCCCTTTGAAAAAATTGAGGACGGCAAGGTGCACTCCGGTATGGCAGCGGACTTTATAAAACTCATGCAGAAGAACTCCGGTATCCAGATTCATCTCGCACCCACGGACACTTGGGCGGAATCGCTGAAAATGGCGGAGAACAGAGAGTGCGACATACTCTCCCTCGCCATGCGCACACCGGAAAGGCTGAAGTATTTCAGCTTTACAACACCTTACATAATAATTCCCACAGTGATAGCGACTTCGATCAATGATCCGTTCATAGACAATATTGAGGACGTGCTGGACAAAAGCTTCGCAACCGTGAAGGGTTACTCCATAAACGAAATTCTCCGTAACAAATATCCCAAGATAAAGCTTGTGGAGCTGGACAGCGATACGGAAAGCATAGCTCTCCTTCAAAAAGGCGAAGTCTACGGCGCTATCGGAACCATGGCGGGCATAGGCTACCAGATAAAGCAGCAGAAGATAGTTGACATCAAAATATCGGGCAGGCTTAATCAGGACTGGGAGCTGGGAATCGCCGCCAGAAACGACGAACCCCTTCTGGTGCGTATATTCCAGAAGCTTGTGGACTCCATAAGTGAGGAAGACAAAAACGCCATTACCGGAAAATGGATGAGCATCCGCTATGATCAGGGATTTGACTACCGTCTGTTCTGGAAGATCATGGGAGTGTTCGCATTTCTCGCCGCAGTGATAGCCTACTGGTCGCACAAGCTTAAGAAGCTGAACAAGGAACTGCACGCAGCCAATATCCGCCTTCAGGAGCTCAGCGACAAGGACAGTCTTACCGGACTCTACAATAGAAGATTCTTCGCGGTCAGCAGCCAGCAGGCGTTCAATATATGCCAGAGAAGCGGCATACGCTTTTCCGTTGCCATTATAGACATAGACCACTTCAAAAAGGTCAACGACACTTTCGGGCATCTGTTCGGTGATAAAGGTCTTCAGGAAATGGCAAATACTCTCATACGCCACTTCCAGAGGCAGACAGACGCCTGCTCACGCTTCGGCGGCGAGGAGTTTGCGGTATTCATCACCAACACAGGCGAAGACACTCTGACAACCCGCATAGAAAACATACGCAGGGAAATGGAGAAAAAGGTCATAGAGATGGAGAACATGCGGACGACACTGACAATCAGCGCCGGAGTGTACTCCGCCGTCCCCTCTCAGGAGGATACACTGGACGATGCGCTTAAAAGAGCGGACGACGCGCTTTATAAAGCAAAGAACGAAGGACGCAACCGGACTGTGGTCTGGAGGGAGGACGCATAG